A genomic window from Silene latifolia isolate original U9 population chromosome Y, ASM4854445v1, whole genome shotgun sequence includes:
- the LOC141628035 gene encoding uncharacterized protein LOC141628035, translated as MLGKYVWWIAAKADHLWIRWVNYIYIKNHAWMEYKPTTNTSWTWRKICQVQEQLRDGFQGGTWSRNKGRYTVADGYSWLQNEHSKVTWYPLIWNSSIVPKHSYIGWLTMQGRLMTKDKLGSFGIQNDGKCELCQDQMEDHDHMLFKCAFSNLCWSLLWDWLDYRFPLIGLCEWFRRWICKSLIQKQIIAPGIVGMIYHIWNARNIFRLESRLQAPRAVIKQLKMELQARFRRHNKIELVQKSVWVCQLPVI; from the coding sequence ATGCTTGGGAAGTACGTGTGGTGGATAGCTGCTAAGGCTGATCACTTATGGATTAGGTGGGTAAATTATATTTATATTAAGAACCATGCCTGGATGGAATATAAACCTACCACAAATACGAGTTGGACATGGAGGAAAATATGCCAAGTACAAGAGCAACTTAGGGATGGCTTTCAAGGTGGGACTTGGAGTAGGAATAAGGGGAGATACACAGTTGCAGATGGCTATTCTTGGTTACAGAATGAGCACTCTAAGGTGACCTGGTATCCTCTTATCTGGAATTCTTCAATTGTTCCCAAACATTCTTATATTGGCTGGCTTACTATGCAAGGACGTCTGATGACAAAGGACAAGCTGGGTTCCTTTGGTATTCAGAATGATGGAAAGTGTGAACTTTGTCAAGATCAAATGGAGGACCATGACCATATGCTGTTTAAATGTGCTTTCAGTAACTTGTGTTGGTCACTACTGTGGGACTGGTTAGATTACAGGTTTCCCTTGATTGGTTTGTGTGAATGGTTTAGGAGGTGGATATGCAAGTCCCTCATCCAGAAGCAGATCATTGCTCCAGGCATTGTAGGTATGATATATCACATTTGGAATGCTCGTAATATTTTTAGACTGGAGTCAAGACTTCAAGCACCTCGGGCAGTTATTAAACAACTTAAAATGGAGCTACAAGCTAGATTTCGAAGGCATAACAAGATTGAGCTTGTGCAAAAATCAGTTTGGGTATGTCAGTTACCTGTAATCTAG